In Marisediminicola antarctica, one DNA window encodes the following:
- the yidC gene encoding membrane protein insertase YidC, whose protein sequence is MDFLGTILWPIKWVIEAILVAFHSLITMTGMDPDAGITWVLSIVGLVLVVRAALIPVFVRQIKSQRRMLEVAPHLKKIQDKYKGKKDQFSREAMQRETMALYKKTGTNPLSSCLPLLLQMPIFFGLFSVLQSAQSEGNPAGIGLLNQELATSFGTSELLGAPLHLAISTADGNVAVIIIAAIMVVLMTASQFITQLQIMSKNQSPEMQNSPMYKQQKLLLYLLPLVFAFSGFTFPLGVMFYWLVSNFWTMVQQFIVIRNMPTPGSEAALERENRIAKKNRRRGITIIEDKEDKPTDEVKPAQRQQPVGKARAKKKPNNKR, encoded by the coding sequence ATGGACTTCCTAGGCACAATTCTCTGGCCCATCAAATGGGTCATCGAAGCGATCCTCGTCGCCTTCCACTCGCTGATCACCATGACCGGTATGGACCCGGACGCAGGTATCACCTGGGTGCTCTCGATTGTCGGCCTCGTGCTCGTGGTGCGTGCGGCGCTTATTCCGGTCTTTGTGCGCCAGATCAAGAGTCAGCGACGGATGCTCGAAGTCGCCCCGCATCTGAAGAAGATTCAGGATAAGTACAAGGGAAAGAAGGACCAGTTCTCTCGCGAGGCTATGCAGCGCGAGACGATGGCCCTGTACAAGAAGACCGGGACGAACCCCCTGAGCTCCTGCCTGCCGCTGCTGCTGCAGATGCCGATCTTCTTTGGCCTCTTTTCAGTGCTGCAAAGTGCCCAGAGTGAAGGAAACCCGGCGGGAATCGGGCTCCTCAACCAGGAACTCGCGACATCATTCGGAACCTCCGAGCTTCTCGGCGCTCCGCTGCACCTCGCCATCTCGACCGCCGACGGCAACGTGGCCGTCATTATCATCGCGGCAATCATGGTGGTGCTGATGACGGCATCGCAGTTCATCACGCAACTGCAGATCATGTCGAAGAACCAGTCGCCCGAGATGCAGAACTCCCCCATGTACAAGCAGCAGAAGCTCCTGTTGTACCTACTGCCCCTGGTATTCGCGTTTTCCGGGTTCACCTTCCCGCTCGGCGTGATGTTCTACTGGCTTGTCTCGAACTTCTGGACCATGGTGCAGCAGTTCATCGTCATCAGGAACATGCCAACACCGGGCAGTGAGGCGGCGCTGGAACGCGAGAATCGCATCGCAAAGAAGAACCGGCGCCGCGGGATCACCATAATTGAGGACAAGGAAGATAAGCCGACCGACGAGGTCAAGCCGGCCCAGCGTCAGCAGCCGGTGGGCAAGGCCCGTGCGAAGAAGAAGCCGAACAACAAGCGATAA
- a CDS encoding R3H domain-containing nucleic acid-binding protein, translating into MSDPNTPIEATPTDADVATEEATATPTETERTVVQLEEEGDIAADYIEELLDITDLDGDIDIDARDGRAYLSVNSSQDSNLRILSKPDTVNALQELTRLAVQAKTGSFSRLILDVGGSRAARVAELTTLVDHAVERIEAGAQAASLPPMSSYERKLVHDIVGARGFLSASEGEGRDRHTVVTRA; encoded by the coding sequence GTGAGCGATCCGAACACCCCCATCGAGGCCACGCCGACCGACGCCGATGTGGCCACCGAGGAGGCCACGGCGACACCGACCGAGACCGAGCGCACGGTCGTGCAGCTAGAAGAAGAGGGTGACATCGCCGCGGACTACATCGAGGAACTGCTCGACATCACCGATCTCGACGGCGACATCGATATCGATGCACGCGATGGGCGCGCCTACCTTTCGGTGAACTCCAGCCAGGACAGCAATCTCCGCATACTCTCCAAGCCCGACACGGTGAACGCGCTGCAGGAACTCACGCGCCTCGCTGTTCAGGCGAAGACCGGGTCCTTTTCCAGGCTCATCCTCGATGTCGGTGGATCGCGAGCCGCTCGAGTGGCGGAACTGACGACACTGGTGGATCACGCTGTAGAGCGCATCGAGGCCGGAGCGCAGGCGGCATCCCTGCCCCCAATGTCGTCCTATGAGCGCAAGCTCGTGCACGACATCGTGGGTGCGCGCGGGTTCCTGTCGGCATCGGAGGGCGAGGGTCGCGACCGGCACACCGTCGTCACCCGGGCATAG
- the rsmG gene encoding 16S rRNA (guanine(527)-N(7))-methyltransferase RsmG: MTTLEYEAEPAAAAELFGTHIDVARKYTDDLAQRGEELGLIGPLELPRLWSRHILNSALLAPLVRRGARVGDIGSGAGLPGLVVALARPDAQFVLIEPMERRCDWLRHEAAELGLTNVEVMRARAEEAHLSPLLDQATARAVSALSKLLPLTVPLVRSGGEVILMKGANIEAEALAAAKAIKRLRLTDIEILLLGDGVATEVTRVFRATVD, from the coding sequence GTGACCACGCTGGAGTATGAAGCGGAGCCCGCAGCGGCGGCTGAGCTGTTCGGCACCCACATCGATGTTGCACGAAAGTACACCGATGATCTGGCGCAACGGGGTGAGGAGCTCGGGCTGATCGGTCCGCTGGAACTCCCCCGTCTATGGAGTCGTCACATTCTCAACTCGGCACTTCTTGCTCCATTGGTTCGACGCGGCGCGAGGGTGGGGGATATCGGCAGCGGGGCGGGTCTACCAGGGCTCGTTGTGGCGCTTGCCCGGCCGGACGCGCAGTTCGTGCTCATCGAACCGATGGAGCGTCGCTGTGACTGGCTTCGACACGAGGCGGCGGAGCTGGGCCTGACCAACGTCGAAGTGATGCGCGCGCGCGCGGAGGAAGCGCATCTCTCGCCGCTCCTAGACCAGGCCACCGCGCGTGCCGTGAGTGCTCTTTCGAAGCTCCTCCCCCTGACTGTTCCGCTTGTCCGATCGGGCGGCGAGGTGATTCTCATGAAGGGCGCGAACATTGAGGCGGAGGCCTTGGCGGCCGCGAAGGCCATCAAGCGGCTCCGGTTGACGGATATCGAGATTTTGCTGCTCGGCGACGGTGTTGCCACCGAGGTAACGCGGGTGTTTCGAGCTACAGTGGATTGA